The Paenibacillus sp. FSL R7-0345 DNA segment TTGTATAGCAAAGTGCCTAACCGGGCAGAATCTGCCGGTAATCCGTTTACTCAAAAGAAACATTTACTCATAAACTTACATTTTGTAAGTTGTTGTGTTATAATATTCACTATCCTATGTACAACGGACAAGCATGATAACTATTTTGAGATATAAGGGGTCTGTATTATGACTATTAACAACAACATGAAGCCGGGCATTACCCCGGCATTTGAGTTCGGCATTTATACCCTGGGCGATCTGGTGGCGGATTGCCATACCGGGCAGCAGATCAGTCCGCAGCAGCGGCTGCAGGAGGTTATTGCTGCTGCTCAGCTGGCAGACGAAGCAGGCCTTGATGTCTTTGGCGTGGGGGAGCATCACCGGCTGGATTTTGTTATCTCCTCCATGCCGGTTGTACTCGCTGCTATTGCCCAGGTGACCAAGCAGATCAAGCTGACCAGTGCGACCACTGTGCTGAGCACAGCTGATCCGGTACGGATTTTCGAGGATTTTGCCACCCTGGATCTGCTGTCCGGCGGCCGGGCGGAGATTATTAACGGGCGCGGCGCTTTTCTCGAATCCTTCCCGCTGTTCGGGTACGATCTGGAGGACTATAAGAAGCTGTTTGCCGAGAATCTGGAGCTGCTGCTGGAGCTGAACAAGCATGAGGTCGTGAACTGGAAGGGCAGCTTCCGCTCACCGCTGACCAATGCGGAGATTGCTCCCCGTCCCCTGCAGCCTAAGCTCCCGCTCTGGGTGGGAATTGGCGGCTCTCCTGAGAGTGCCGAGCAGGCCGGACGGCTGGGTATCGGAATGGCAATTGCGATTCTCAGCGGCAGTCCCGAGCCGTTCCAGAATCTTGCAGGCACTTACCGCCGCAGCGGCGCCGAGGCCGGACATGCTGCCGAAGACCTGAAGATTGCCATTACGAGCCACGGCTATATCGCCAAAACCTCGCAGCAGGCGGTCGATGAATACTACCCTTACTATTACAGCTACCGCAACGCCATCAGCCCGAAGCCCGGACAGGAATACCGGGTTTCACGCAGCGACTTCGGCCGCTTCGTTTCCCCGGTCAATACGCTGGCTGTCGGCAGCCCGCAGCAGATCATCGAGAAGATCCTTTACCAGCATGAGCTGTTCGGCCATAACCGCTTCATGACCCAGCTCGACATCGGCGGGCTTCCCTACAGCAAAGTAGCTACCGCCATCGAACTGCTCGCCACAGAGGTTGCTCCGGTTGTGCGCCGGGAAATCGCCAAAAAGAACAGTTCTGCCGGGCACTAATCTACGCCCCCATCCTAAATTAAGCTTACTAAAAAAGCTGCATTGTCCACCTTACTGGACAGCGCAGCTTTTTCTTTTTGCATATATAACATGATAGTCACCACACTTAGATCCCTTCCACCAGATGCCCGCGGCATACCTTCAGCAGCGCCTGATAACTGTCTTCGAACTCCAGCTGTTTGAGGATATTCAGATAGGATATCAGCTCAGCCGTGCTATCCTTCCGTTTCAGGCAGAGCAATGTAAGCTCATAGTAGACCTGAGTAATAATTTTATCGTACAGCAGATGGGTTTTATCGGCTAACGGGAGCGCTTGTTCAAGAAATTGCAGGCCCTGCTCATAGCGGCGTTCCTTGAGGCACAGAATCGAGAGGTTCTGCAGCAGATGCTGCTGGACCGTCCTGCTCTCGGGAAAAGACTGGTATCGGTCAAATTCCTTCGCCCCTCTGAGGCCAAAAAATACGGCATCGCTGCAGCTGAGCGTAAACAGAAAATTGTTCAGCAGCTTGAACTCGTAAAGGTACCATCTGTCCACACCAAGTAAATACGGTTTGATATACGCGGCAATTTCAGGCAATGTCCTGATTTCATCCGCCTGCTGATGCTGAATCAGCACCCCCTGGCCAAGCAGATACAGATGGTAGTAGGCTTCAGTCTTTGTAGACTCATACATGAGGCGGCACTCCCGGCTGACCGCCCTGACACATTCAAAATCATACCGGTTGCCCGCCTCAGTCAGGCTCAGATGCAGCGTCCGCTTCAGTTGGGGAGCGTTGTCCTGATGCAGAAACAGCAGCTCCTCCAGCGACATCTCCAGCTTGTCCAGCAGCAGAATCAGCTTGTCATAACCGGGATAATAATGCCCGCTTTCAAAACGCGAGAGATTGGAGCGGCTCATGATGCCACCGGCCAGTACGGCCTGTTTAATTCCTTTTGACCTGCGGATCTGTCCGACCGTTTTGCCAAGAATCATTGCTCGCCTCCTCCGCCCCGTGTGAGTATCCGGCACATTTTTAATGAATATTTTCCATTATATGCTACACTCGGCGCAAAGAAAATACACCTTTCAGGGGGAAAATAACGATGAATTTACTTGCAGCACGACAGCTGAACAGCAGGGTGTGGAATATTCTGGCGGGGACTCTTTTTACGAGAACGGCCCTGTTCATGAGCGTTCCTTATCTGTCTATTTTTCTGATGAGTCAAAAGCATATCCCGCTCCTGCTCACCAGTCTGATCCTCGCGGTTAATCCGCTGGCGGGTGTCGCTTTCAGCTGGCTCGGGGGTGCAATCGCCGATAAACTGCCGCTGCACAAAATCCTTCTGTACACGCCCCTAGTCTGGGGCACGGTGTTCATTCTGTTTTATTTTGCCGGCGGCTTCTGGAGCTTTCTGGTGCTGAACGCGCTGAACGGCTTGTGCTATTCTCTCTTCGAACCAGCCAGCAAAAAGATGCTGTCCACTGAGTCCCTCCCGGAGCATCGTCTGCTCGTATTCAACCTGCGCTACACGGCGATTAACGTCGGCTGTTTTGCCGGTCCTCTGCTCAGTCTGCTGTTTAATATGAAAATGACCCTGTTCCCCTACGTCATCCTCGGCATCATGTATATTCTGTACGGCGCTTCCACGTCATACTTTTTCCGCAAGACTCCCGCTGCAGCTAATGCCCCTATTCCTGTTCAGATTAAAAGCGTCCGCAGCCTGCAGGCCCTCTCCGTGATCCGCAAAGATCATGTATACCTGCTGCTGGTGGCAGGCATGAGCTTTTCCTATTTCGGCTATTCGCAGCTAAACAGTACGGTCTCTCAGTTTCTGTCGAACACTGCCATGCCCGCGGATGGTACCCGGTTATACTCTATTTTGTTGTCGGCCAACGCCATTGTCATTCTGGCTGCCCAGTTCGCCGTGCTGCGCCTGATATCCGGCTGGAATCCGTTCAACGTGGTGCTGCTCAGCAATCTGCTGATCGGACTGAGCTTTCTGTTCTTCCTCTTTCCTGCTGCTTACCTTCCGCTGCTGCTGTTCATTATTGTGTTCAGTCTGGGTGAGCTGCTGATCGGCGCGCGGTTTGATGCCCTGGTGGATGAGCTTTCTTGTGCGGAAAATAAAGGCCTCTACTTCGGCTGTACGGAGATTGTGAAGCTGGGGACGATCAGCGGCCCGGTTGTCGGGGGCAGTCTGCTGGGGCTGTTCGGTTTCCAGACGGCCTGGCCTGTCTTCGGGCTGCTGGCGGTAATCACACTGGCCGGTGCGGGACTGATCCGGGCGGCGGGGATGAAGCATCTGCGTTCGCGGACTACAGTAAAATCCGGGGCCACTCCGGCTGCTCGGCCGAATCAAGAGCATAAATGCCTCTGATTTCGCCTTTCCCGGCCAGCCGGGCTAAATCAAGGGCATAATTGCCTCTGATTTCGCCTATTCCAGCCAGCCGGGCCGAATCAAGGGCATAAATGCCTCTGATTTCGCCCATCCCGGTCAGTCGGCCCGAATCAAGGGCATAATTGCCTCTGATTTCGCCCATCCCGGCCAGCCGGGCCGAATCAAGAGCATAAATGCCTCTGATTTCGCCTTTCCCGGCCAGCCGGGCCGAATCAAGAGCATAAATGCCTCTGATTTCGCCCATCCCGGCCAGCCGGGCCGAATCAAGGGCATAAATGCCTCTGATTTCGCCTTTCCCGGCCAGCCGGGCCGAATCAAGGGCATAAATGCCTCTGATTTCGCCTTTCCCGGCCAGCCGGGCCGAATCAAGGGCATAAATGCCTCTGATTTCGCCCATCCCGGCCTACTGGGCCGAATCAAGGGCATAAATGCCTCTGATTTCGCCCATCCCGACCAGGCGGGCCGAATCAAGGGCATAATTGCCTCTGATTTCGCCTTTCCCGGCCAGCCGCCAGCCCCCCCCCCCCCCCCCCCCCGCCAAATATTGCCCTCTATCCCACGGCAGGCTCCTCCTACTTTTGTCCTGATTCTCAGGTCGGAGAGGATAATACTGTCCGGAAGCAATTTCCACGCTTTTTTTCCAGTCAAAAAAAGGCCCCGGGATCTCCCGGGGACCTGAATGGACTGTTCTGTTTCCAGCTTCAATTAAGCAAATGATGGCTTCTTGTTATCAACCTTGCCGCTGACCAGCTTCTTGTACTCCTCATCCCCGCCGTTAACCGACGGTGCGAGGTAGACGTGATCAGTTGACGCAGACGGCTTGGCGGTACGGCCGGCGTTCTTCCTGCCTTTGCTGCGGCTTGTGCCTGAGCTACCGCCTGCGGTCCGGCGGACAGCACCTGAAAGACTGACTACACCCTTCATATTCTTCATGCTCTAGTCCCCTCCCACTAAATGATTGACGGTCCGGAACAAATCGCGGTTATACTTGACGGCTGCCTTCAAATCCTCGGCCGACAGCCCGTCGTTGCCCGAAAAATGGACAGAAAGGACATGCTTTTCCCCTAAAGGATAGCATAGGATATAGACCTCCGCAACTTCAGTCCGCTGAAAAAAGGTCCATTCCCGGCGTAAAAAAGCATCCACTACCCCGGGCCGTTTCTCCTGCTTGCCGTCATCCGGCGCAAACGGGTAAACATGCCCGCGGCCCACATTGCCGCCGACCTGCTTCAGGCCTTCCTCCCCGCTGGCCCGCCACAGGGCGGCACCGATTACCCGGCACTGCTCCGGCGGCACGAAGGAGTTGCGGACAGCCTCGCTGAGCGCCTGGTATTTCTCTGCTGTCTCAGGTCCGGCTACATTACTATTATATTGCCAAAAGAAATGAAGGATACTTTCTTTCCGCCTGAGTTCGAGCGTCAGCTGCGCAAGTTCCTTCTGCGGGTCAAGGTAGCTTCCCTGCTCATGAATCATGTCGATGATCTTCCCGCAGCTGACATCGACTGCCGCTACCGGATTCTCATGCTGCCATTCATATTCCAGCGGCGTAAGTCCCGCCAGATCCGACAGCAGATGATATTCCTCCACATTAGTGCCGGGAATCAGATCACTGCGCGGCTGAATCCGGTCCGGCAGCAGACAGAATACGCGGCTGCGGCGCAGCCGGGCCCAGAACATGCCCATCTCAAACTGTGTGTTATCCCGGGTCACATAATAATA contains these protein-coding regions:
- a CDS encoding LLM class flavin-dependent oxidoreductase, with protein sequence MTINNNMKPGITPAFEFGIYTLGDLVADCHTGQQISPQQRLQEVIAAAQLADEAGLDVFGVGEHHRLDFVISSMPVVLAAIAQVTKQIKLTSATTVLSTADPVRIFEDFATLDLLSGGRAEIINGRGAFLESFPLFGYDLEDYKKLFAENLELLLELNKHEVVNWKGSFRSPLTNAEIAPRPLQPKLPLWVGIGGSPESAEQAGRLGIGMAIAILSGSPEPFQNLAGTYRRSGAEAGHAAEDLKIAITSHGYIAKTSQQAVDEYYPYYYSYRNAISPKPGQEYRVSRSDFGRFVSPVNTLAVGSPQQIIEKILYQHELFGHNRFMTQLDIGGLPYSKVATAIELLATEVAPVVRREIAKKNSSAGH
- a CDS encoding nucleotide-binding protein, translated to MTRPKCFIGSSRESIRYARAIHEQLKREVQVTPWYANAFRANEYTMESLERHLDESDFAVFVFSPDDVALIRGKYYYVTRDNTQFEMGMFWARLRRSRVFCLLPDRIQPRSDLIPGTNVEEYHLLSDLAGLTPLEYEWQHENPVAAVDVSCGKIIDMIHEQGSYLDPQKELAQLTLELRRKESILHFFWQYNSNVAGPETAEKYQALSEAVRNSFVPPEQCRVIGAALWRASGEEGLKQVGGNVGRGHVYPFAPDDGKQEKRPGVVDAFLRREWTFFQRTEVAEVYILCYPLGEKHVLSVHFSGNDGLSAEDLKAAVKYNRDLFRTVNHLVGGD
- a CDS encoding helix-turn-helix domain-containing protein, producing MILGKTVGQIRRSKGIKQAVLAGGIMSRSNLSRFESGHYYPGYDKLILLLDKLEMSLEELLFLHQDNAPQLKRTLHLSLTEAGNRYDFECVRAVSRECRLMYESTKTEAYYHLYLLGQGVLIQHQQADEIRTLPEIAAYIKPYLLGVDRWYLYEFKLLNNFLFTLSCSDAVFFGLRGAKEFDRYQSFPESRTVQQHLLQNLSILCLKERRYEQGLQFLEQALPLADKTHLLYDKIITQVYYELTLLCLKRKDSTAELISYLNILKQLEFEDSYQALLKVCRGHLVEGI
- a CDS encoding MFS transporter, translated to MNLLAARQLNSRVWNILAGTLFTRTALFMSVPYLSIFLMSQKHIPLLLTSLILAVNPLAGVAFSWLGGAIADKLPLHKILLYTPLVWGTVFILFYFAGGFWSFLVLNALNGLCYSLFEPASKKMLSTESLPEHRLLVFNLRYTAINVGCFAGPLLSLLFNMKMTLFPYVILGIMYILYGASTSYFFRKTPAAANAPIPVQIKSVRSLQALSVIRKDHVYLLLVAGMSFSYFGYSQLNSTVSQFLSNTAMPADGTRLYSILLSANAIVILAAQFAVLRLISGWNPFNVVLLSNLLIGLSFLFFLFPAAYLPLLLFIIVFSLGELLIGARFDALVDELSCAENKGLYFGCTEIVKLGTISGPVVGGSLLGLFGFQTAWPVFGLLAVITLAGAGLIRAAGMKHLRSRTTVKSGATPAARPNQEHKCL